In the genome of Chryseobacterium arthrosphaerae, one region contains:
- a CDS encoding NADPH-dependent FMN reductase yields the protein MQSGKKILVIIGSATRNSSNQKLMEQVLKHYPGIDFQRYDDLSVLPHFDTALTDSDIPEEVVKIRKDIDDSAGIIFSTPEYIFSIPGRLKNLLEWCVSTTVFSEKPVAVITASANGEKGHEELLLLLTTLGAQTDDKHQLLIKGIKGKLEPDGSVESDTFARVSELVTDFTTSVL from the coding sequence ATGCAGTCCGGAAAGAAAATTCTGGTGATCATTGGAAGTGCTACCAGAAACTCCAGCAATCAGAAACTCATGGAACAGGTATTGAAACACTATCCCGGGATTGATTTTCAGAGGTATGATGATCTTTCAGTCCTTCCGCATTTTGATACTGCATTGACGGATTCTGACATTCCGGAGGAAGTCGTTAAAATCAGAAAAGACATTGATGATTCGGCAGGGATTATATTTTCCACTCCTGAATATATCTTCAGTATCCCCGGCAGGTTGAAGAATTTGCTGGAATGGTGTGTTTCCACAACAGTTTTTTCCGAAAAACCGGTCGCTGTGATTACAGCTTCTGCCAATGGAGAGAAAGGCCATGAAGAACTGTTATTGCTTTTAACAACACTGGGAGCTCAGACTGATGATAAACATCAGCTTTTAATAAAAGGAATAAAGGGTAAACTGGAGCCTGATGGCTCGGTTGAAAGTGATACCTTTGCCAGAGTATCAGAATTAGTAACAGATTTTACAACTTCTGTTTTATAA
- the hemH gene encoding ferrochelatase, which yields MNNKGILLVNLGSPRSTAVNDVKEYLDEFLMDERVIDYRWIFRALLVQGIILKTRPAKSAEAYKTVWTDEGSPLVVITEKIQKKLQKLVDVPVEIGMRYAQPSIETGIQKLVDQGITEIVLFPLYPQYAMSTTETVIEKAEEVRKKKFPQVKINYIQPFYNRDIYINCLADSIKEKLPENFDALQFSYHGVPERHLYKTDPSNTCKIDDANCINSQVDTHNAYCYRHQCYKTTEAVIARMGLPKEKTIVSFQSRLGKDKWIEPYTDETLETIPKKGIKNLAIVCPAFVSDCLETLEEISEEGKEQFMHGGGENFHYIPCLNDEDRWIDVVKILCEEKLNDFYLV from the coding sequence TTGAATAACAAAGGAATTTTACTGGTAAATCTCGGATCGCCGAGGTCTACTGCTGTAAACGATGTAAAGGAATATCTTGATGAATTTTTGATGGATGAAAGGGTAATTGATTACCGTTGGATCTTCCGTGCACTTCTTGTTCAGGGTATTATTCTGAAAACAAGACCTGCAAAATCTGCCGAAGCTTACAAAACAGTCTGGACAGATGAAGGCTCACCACTGGTGGTCATTACAGAAAAGATTCAGAAAAAGCTTCAGAAACTGGTAGATGTTCCGGTAGAAATCGGGATGCGTTATGCACAACCCAGCATTGAAACCGGTATTCAGAAACTGGTAGACCAGGGAATTACAGAAATCGTTCTTTTCCCTTTATACCCTCAATATGCGATGAGTACGACGGAGACTGTCATTGAAAAAGCTGAGGAGGTAAGGAAAAAGAAATTCCCGCAAGTGAAGATCAATTACATCCAGCCTTTCTACAACAGGGATATTTACATCAACTGCCTGGCAGACAGCATTAAAGAAAAACTTCCTGAAAATTTCGATGCTCTTCAGTTTTCCTATCACGGAGTTCCGGAAAGACATCTTTACAAAACCGATCCTTCCAATACCTGTAAAATTGATGATGCCAACTGTATCAACAGCCAGGTGGATACCCACAATGCATATTGCTACAGACACCAATGTTATAAAACAACGGAAGCTGTGATTGCCAGGATGGGACTTCCAAAAGAAAAGACCATTGTTTCTTTCCAGTCAAGATTAGGAAAAGATAAATGGATTGAGCCTTATACGGATGAAACACTGGAAACCATTCCTAAAAAAGGAATCAAGAATCTTGCTATCGTATGTCCGGCTTTTGTTTCGGACTGTCTTGAGACCCTGGAAGAAATTTCTGAGGAAGGAAAAGAACAGTTTATGCATGGAGGCGGTGAGAATTTTCACTATATCCCTTGTCTGAACGATGAAGACCGATGGATAGATGTTGTAAAAATACTTTGCGAAGAAAAGCTGAATGATTTTTATCTCGTATAA